The following are encoded in a window of Pseudomonas sp. JQ170C genomic DNA:
- a CDS encoding Lrp/AsnC family transcriptional regulator, producing the protein MDTKVNSPHAAPPLDRIDEAIIDVLRHNGRITYEKLSSLVHLTPRPCLERVRKLERRGVIRGYGAIIDVQMVSPGLSLLVLVALSNQSGRSAQKAFEACVRACPQVFDCQLISGHFDYSLRMRCRDMEHYRVLTETWMNNDELHIDKLVAHPELAVVKNTAPQL; encoded by the coding sequence ATGGATACCAAGGTCAACAGCCCACACGCCGCGCCGCCCCTGGACCGGATCGACGAAGCGATCATCGACGTGCTGCGCCATAACGGGCGCATCACCTACGAGAAGCTTTCGTCACTGGTGCACTTAACCCCCCGCCCCTGTCTGGAGCGGGTGCGCAAGCTGGAAAGACGGGGAGTGATTCGCGGCTATGGCGCGATCATTGATGTGCAGATGGTCTCCCCGGGGCTGTCGTTGCTGGTGCTGGTAGCCCTGTCGAACCAGAGCGGGCGCAGTGCGCAAAAAGCCTTCGAGGCGTGCGTGCGGGCCTGCCCGCAGGTGTTCGATTGCCAGTTGATCAGTGGCCATTTCGACTACAGCCTGCGCATGCGTTGCCGCGACATGGAGCACTACCGGGTGCTGACCGAAACCTGGATGAACAACGACGAACTGCATATCGACAAGCTGGTGGCGCATCCGGAGCTGGCGGTGGTGAAAAACACCGCCCCCCAGCTCTGA